One genomic window of Mucilaginibacter sp. SJ includes the following:
- a CDS encoding TolC family protein gives MMIKKIACLVCCFVMISTIALAQQDAPLLTLKDAVEIALKNNYNIKLSQNNSTIASNNVTLGNAGILPVVTGDFNDNNSRQTTKQTRNDGTVNNIRNAKNSNNNYGVNLNWTIFDGFAMFANYDQLKQMDKLGVLQLQDTIQRTVAGVIDTYYNLISQNEQIKALKGAIDISRTQLRIANDKFAVGRASRLEVLNAQVNLNTDTGNLVIQYQQFKTAKIQLNQLLIRDLQTDFSVADTIIVDEKLALADVLNNAQLQNPAILSAQINQRLAEINLKQVRATRYPQVGVTSGYTFTNSKTPAGFTLSQNVHGFNYGLTASINIFNGFNQNRREKNAKIQIDNAGIAAKQTKLDIESQINSLFVAYLSGLDLVKLEEANVNLNKKNLDITLDKYKLGNITPLEVREAQRNYLDAQSKFFAAQYQSKQAEIMLKQITNSINIK, from the coding sequence ATGATGATCAAGAAAATAGCCTGCCTGGTTTGTTGTTTTGTAATGATATCAACCATTGCGTTGGCCCAGCAGGATGCGCCCTTACTTACTTTAAAAGATGCGGTTGAAATAGCGCTGAAAAACAACTACAATATTAAGTTGTCGCAAAACAACTCAACCATAGCGTCAAATAATGTTACACTTGGTAATGCAGGGATCTTGCCTGTGGTTACCGGCGACTTTAACGACAATAACAGCCGCCAAACAACTAAGCAAACCCGTAATGATGGTACGGTTAACAATATCCGTAATGCCAAAAACTCCAATAACAATTATGGGGTAAACCTTAACTGGACAATTTTTGATGGCTTTGCCATGTTTGCAAATTACGATCAGCTAAAACAGATGGATAAACTGGGTGTACTGCAATTACAGGATACCATACAAAGAACAGTGGCCGGCGTTATCGATACCTATTATAATCTGATCAGTCAGAACGAACAGATCAAGGCATTAAAAGGAGCTATTGACATTTCCCGCACACAGTTACGTATTGCCAATGATAAGTTTGCAGTAGGAAGGGCTTCGCGATTGGAAGTGTTAAATGCCCAGGTAAACCTGAATACGGATACCGGTAACCTGGTGATCCAGTATCAGCAATTTAAGACAGCTAAAATACAGCTTAACCAATTACTGATCCGCGATCTGCAAACCGATTTTTCTGTAGCCGATACTATTATAGTTGATGAAAAACTGGCGCTGGCTGATGTGCTCAACAACGCGCAGCTGCAAAATCCGGCAATACTATCGGCGCAAATAAACCAGCGCCTTGCCGAGATCAACCTTAAACAGGTGCGCGCTACACGGTATCCGCAGGTTGGGGTAACATCGGGCTATACCTTTACCAACAGCAAAACACCGGCAGGGTTTACCTTGTCGCAAAATGTGCATGGCTTTAATTACGGCCTCACTGCAAGCATCAACATTTTTAATGGCTTTAACCAAAACAGGCGCGAAAAGAATGCAAAGATCCAGATTGACAATGCCGGCATTGCTGCCAAACAAACCAAACTGGATATTGAAAGCCAGATCAACAGCTTGTTTGTGGCATATCTTTCGGGCCTTGACCTGGTAAAACTGGAAGAAGCCAATGTAAACCTTAACAAAAAAAACCTGGATATTACGCTTGATAAATATAAGTTAGGTAACATTACCCCGCTTGAGGTAAGGGAGGCACAGCGCAATTACCTTGACGCGCAATCAAAATTCTTTGCCGCGCAATACCAAAGTAAGCAGGCCGAGATCATGTTAAAACAAATAACAAACAGCATTAACATCAAATAA
- a CDS encoding TetR/AcrR family transcriptional regulator: MARSKDFDEAEVLSKAVCIFWHKGYNGTSMQDLVDGLGISRSSLYDTFGDKHALYIKALDSYQKAGGNQMCDIINNSASAKDAIKKLLELTMRDLLKDEQRKGCFMVNAEIELASLDAEVKDLICRNEQQFENAILSAIKKGQASGEIRNSQDSLALARFIMNAVRGMQVSAKATADKAFFDDIIKTTLSVLD; encoded by the coding sequence ATGGCACGAAGTAAAGATTTTGATGAAGCCGAGGTATTGAGCAAGGCCGTTTGCATTTTTTGGCATAAGGGCTACAATGGCACGTCTATGCAAGACTTGGTTGACGGTTTGGGTATAAGCCGTTCGAGCCTGTATGATACTTTTGGTGATAAACACGCTTTATACATTAAAGCTTTGGATAGCTATCAAAAGGCAGGTGGAAACCAGATGTGTGATATTATCAATAATTCAGCGTCGGCCAAAGATGCTATAAAAAAGCTTTTAGAGCTTACCATGCGCGATTTGTTAAAGGATGAGCAACGTAAAGGTTGTTTTATGGTAAATGCCGAAATTGAACTGGCGTCGCTGGATGCTGAGGTTAAGGACCTGATTTGCCGGAATGAGCAGCAGTTTGAAAACGCGATTCTTAGTGCCATAAAAAAAGGACAGGCAAGCGGTGAGATTCGTAACTCCCAGGATTCCCTTGCGCTGGCCCGGTTCATTATGAATGCGGTAAGGGGCATGCAGGTGTCAGCCAAAGCCACCGCCGATAAGGCTTTTTTTGATGATATTATCAAAACCACGCTGTCAGTACTTGATTAG
- the lnt gene encoding apolipoprotein N-acyltransferase, with translation MKKNLPLAILSGLLLWIAWPPTPYTTFLLFIGFVPMLLAVENIINDDRPKKGKRVFNVTFIGFFIWNSLSVYWVYNALKMVGEVVAIPITLIPYSLGPLLMATAFWLYYRLRLVAPRWIALIGLICFWIGYEYLHQSWDLYFPWMTLGNGFAVSHQWVQWYEYTGVYGGTIWIWAVNILAFLIYTSLREAQTKRHRMALITAIVFVVTAPLGYSLSVYHNYVEEVNPSNIVIAQPNIDPYEKNGTIPPALQLDILIQLSRQAAQPNTEFFIWPETAIPAPVYINEEQIGQNDFVKQAQLFLRKYPNGNLVTGAETYRLYNNRATPTAVPSPWGGDQFADFYSTALNIENGDRIQTYHKSRLVPGAESLPFGDALSFLKPVFEHLGGATGNYAPEQDAKVLYSQSGIGVDPVICYESIWGGYIARSVKKGAQFIAIITNDGWWENTSGKDQHLDYAKLRAIETRRWVCQSANTGISGFINQRGDVVKHTEWWTKTSIKQDVNLNSELTFYVKHGDYIPQAGSIFAGIGILFLLGMRLRKKQTLTV, from the coding sequence ATGAAAAAAAATCTACCATTAGCCATACTATCTGGCTTGCTTTTATGGATAGCCTGGCCGCCTACCCCCTATACTACATTTTTACTTTTCATTGGCTTTGTGCCCATGCTGCTGGCTGTAGAAAATATCATCAATGATGACAGACCCAAAAAAGGCAAACGGGTATTTAATGTAACTTTCATTGGCTTTTTTATCTGGAACTCATTATCTGTTTACTGGGTTTACAACGCGCTAAAGATGGTAGGCGAAGTTGTAGCTATTCCTATCACACTTATCCCCTATTCGCTGGGGCCGCTGTTAATGGCGACAGCTTTCTGGCTATACTACAGGTTGAGGCTCGTCGCCCCACGCTGGATAGCACTGATAGGTTTAATCTGTTTCTGGATCGGGTATGAATACCTGCACCAAAGCTGGGACCTTTACTTTCCGTGGATGACGCTGGGCAACGGCTTTGCCGTATCGCACCAATGGGTTCAATGGTATGAATATACCGGCGTATATGGCGGCACTATATGGATCTGGGCAGTGAACATCCTGGCATTTTTAATTTATACAAGCCTTCGCGAAGCTCAGACCAAACGCCACAGAATGGCACTGATTACGGCGATTGTATTTGTTGTAACAGCGCCTCTTGGCTATTCATTATCGGTTTATCATAACTATGTTGAAGAAGTAAACCCATCAAATATCGTTATCGCCCAGCCCAATATAGATCCGTACGAGAAAAATGGCACCATCCCCCCAGCTTTACAACTTGATATCCTGATCCAGCTTTCAAGACAGGCGGCGCAACCCAATACCGAATTTTTTATCTGGCCCGAAACAGCTATCCCCGCGCCTGTTTATATTAACGAAGAACAGATAGGCCAAAATGATTTTGTTAAGCAAGCCCAGCTTTTTTTACGCAAATACCCTAATGGCAACCTGGTTACCGGCGCCGAAACATACAGGCTATATAACAACAGGGCAACACCAACGGCAGTTCCCTCGCCATGGGGCGGCGACCAGTTTGCTGATTTTTACAGCACAGCCCTCAATATTGAAAATGGCGACAGGATTCAAACTTACCATAAATCACGGTTAGTACCCGGAGCCGAATCCCTGCCTTTTGGCGATGCGCTCTCATTCCTGAAACCTGTATTTGAACATTTAGGCGGCGCTACCGGCAACTACGCTCCCGAACAGGATGCAAAAGTACTGTATTCGCAAAGCGGTATCGGGGTAGATCCGGTTATTTGCTATGAATCGATATGGGGAGGCTATATTGCCCGTTCGGTTAAAAAGGGAGCACAGTTTATTGCCATTATTACCAACGACGGCTGGTGGGAAAATACCTCGGGCAAGGATCAGCATTTAGACTATGCCAAACTTCGCGCCATTGAAACCCGCCGCTGGGTTTGCCAATCGGCTAATACCGGTATTTCCGGGTTTATCAACCAGCGCGGCGATGTGGTTAAACATACCGAATGGTGGACTAAAACCTCGATCAAGCAAGATGTCAACCTTAACAGTGAGCTCACATTTTATGTTAAACACGGCGATTATATCCCCCAAGCCGGCAGTATATTTGCAGGCATTGGCATATTATTTTTACTGGGGATGAGATTGAGGAAGAAGCAAACCTTAACGGTTTGA
- a CDS encoding response regulator, translating into MTAPFKTCMLIDDNYIDSFITRRVLESSNFAENIIVRQSPMEAIESLKSGSVNPDVIFLDIRMPIMTGFEFLHEFAGLDIAKKGIKIYMLSSSLDPTDIRDSEDNKHITQFIHKPLTVKALEEICQ; encoded by the coding sequence ATGACCGCCCCTTTCAAAACCTGTATGCTTATTGATGATAACTACATTGATAGCTTTATAACGCGCCGGGTTTTGGAAAGTAGCAACTTTGCCGAAAATATTATTGTGCGTCAATCGCCAATGGAGGCCATTGAGTCGTTAAAAAGCGGATCGGTAAACCCCGACGTTATTTTTTTAGATATCAGGATGCCAATAATGACGGGGTTTGAGTTTCTGCACGAATTTGCCGGTTTGGATATCGCTAAAAAAGGGATAAAAATATATATGTTATCGTCATCGCTTGATCCTACTGATATCAGGGACTCGGAAGATAATAAGCATATTACACAGTTTATTCATAAGCCACTTACTGTTAAAGCGCTTGAAGAAATTTGTCAATGA
- a CDS encoding glucose 1-dehydrogenase, producing MKKLENKVAVVTGASKGIGAGIAKSLASAGAAVVVNYASDKNGADKVVAEITAEGGKAIAVQGSVAKKADVDRLFAETKEAFGGVDVLVNNAGVYQFTPIEVVTEEEFHRQFDINVLGLLLATQGAVNSFGDKGGSIINISSTVTRITPPQSAIYTGTKGAVDSITQVLSKELGPKKIRVNAINPGMVETEGTHTAGFIGSDFQAELEKTTPLGRIGQPDDIAPVAVFLASDDSRWLTGEIILASGGVR from the coding sequence ATGAAAAAATTAGAAAACAAGGTTGCAGTAGTAACAGGAGCTTCAAAAGGAATTGGCGCAGGTATAGCTAAAAGTCTGGCTTCGGCAGGTGCTGCAGTAGTAGTAAATTATGCATCAGATAAAAATGGTGCTGATAAAGTGGTTGCCGAAATTACCGCCGAAGGCGGCAAAGCTATCGCCGTACAAGGCAGCGTGGCAAAGAAGGCCGACGTTGACCGTCTTTTTGCCGAAACCAAAGAGGCGTTCGGTGGTGTTGATGTTTTGGTGAACAATGCAGGTGTTTACCAATTTACACCGATAGAAGTTGTAACCGAAGAAGAATTTCACCGCCAGTTTGATATCAATGTACTGGGCTTATTGCTTGCTACCCAGGGAGCGGTAAATAGCTTTGGCGATAAAGGCGGCAGCATAATTAACATAAGCTCAACGGTAACCCGTATTACTCCGCCGCAAAGTGCTATTTATACAGGTACTAAAGGTGCGGTTGATTCTATTACACAAGTTTTATCAAAAGAGCTTGGCCCTAAAAAGATCCGTGTAAATGCTATTAACCCTGGCATGGTTGAAACCGAAGGCACACACACAGCGGGTTTTATAGGAAGCGATTTCCAGGCTGAGCTTGAAAAAACTACACCGCTTGGCCGTATCGGTCAGCCGGATGATATTGCCCCTGTTGCTGTATTCCTGGCATCTGATGATTCACGCTGGTTAACCGGCGAAATTATCCTTGCAAGTGGTGGGGTAAGATAA
- a CDS encoding N-acetylglucosamine kinase codes for MILVADSGSSKTDWLLTVSDQETRSFLTAGLNPYFLTEKEIARIILEQAPDMVALAAEISEIYFFGAGCSSPDRHEIVSNALSTHFNKAYISVDSDLLGCAYATCGQEKGICCVLGTGSNISFFDGEDIYDGQHGLGFVLGDEGSGTWFGKKLITDFLYGNMPYDISQKFDKAYHLNKEIVIKNVYQKPNANTYLASFSKFVSEIKTTEYGHSMLVDGLVEFIETNIKSYPEYHKYKCHFVGSIAYSFSEELVSLCHLHGVKTGKIIKHPINDLMAFILKRNEMATEE; via the coding sequence ATGATCTTAGTTGCAGATAGCGGATCATCAAAAACCGATTGGCTGCTGACCGTTTCAGACCAGGAAACCCGTTCGTTCCTTACCGCCGGGCTAAACCCGTATTTTTTAACCGAAAAAGAGATTGCCCGTATCATCCTTGAACAGGCCCCGGATATGGTTGCGCTTGCTGCCGAGATTTCGGAGATTTACTTTTTTGGTGCAGGCTGCAGCAGTCCCGACAGGCATGAGATTGTATCAAACGCCCTGAGCACACATTTTAATAAAGCTTACATCAGCGTTGACAGCGACCTGCTGGGATGCGCTTATGCAACCTGTGGCCAGGAAAAAGGGATTTGTTGTGTGCTGGGCACCGGTAGTAATATCTCTTTTTTTGATGGTGAAGACATTTACGACGGACAGCATGGCCTTGGTTTTGTTTTGGGCGATGAGGGCTCAGGCACCTGGTTTGGCAAAAAGCTGATCACTGATTTTTTATATGGTAATATGCCGTATGATATCAGCCAGAAGTTTGATAAGGCTTACCACCTGAACAAGGAGATCGTGATCAAAAATGTGTATCAAAAGCCTAATGCCAATACCTACCTGGCATCGTTCAGTAAGTTTGTAAGCGAAATAAAAACTACCGAATACGGGCACTCCATGCTGGTTGATGGGCTGGTGGAGTTTATTGAAACCAATATTAAATCGTACCCCGAATACCACAAGTATAAATGCCACTTTGTGGGCTCCATAGCTTATTCATTTTCTGAAGAGCTTGTCTCTCTCTGCCACTTGCACGGTGTAAAAACCGGCAAAATCATTAAGCATCCTATAAATGACCTGATGGCTTTTATTCTGAAGAGGAATGAAATGGCAACAGAAGAGTAG